In a single window of the Bubalus kerabau isolate K-KA32 ecotype Philippines breed swamp buffalo chromosome 18, PCC_UOA_SB_1v2, whole genome shotgun sequence genome:
- the LOC129633200 gene encoding 40S ribosomal protein S15a-like: MVRINVLAEALKSINNAKKKGKCQVLIRPSSKVIVKFLTVMMKHGYIGEFETINDQRAGKIVVNLTGRLNKCGVISPRFDVQLKDLEKWQNHLLPSRQLGFIVLTTSAGIMDHEAARRKHTGGKILGLFF, encoded by the coding sequence ATGGTGCGCATAAATGTCCTGGCTGAAGCTCTCAAGAGTATCAATAATGccaaaaagaaaggcaaatgccAGGTCCTTATTAGGCCAAGCTCCAAAGTCATCGTCAAGTTTCTAACAGTGATGATGAAGCATGGTTACATTGGCGAATTTGAAACCATTAATGATCAAAGGGCTGGGAAAATTGTTGTGAACCTCACAGGCAGGCTAAATAAGTGTGGAGTGATCAGCCCCAGATTTGATGTGCAACTCaaagatctagaaaaatggcagaaTCATCTGCTCCCATCCCGTCAGCTTGGTTTCATTGTACTGACAACCTCAGCTGGCATCATGGACCATGAAGCAGCAAGACGAAAACATACAGGAGGGAAAATCCTTGGATTATTTTTCTAG